The following are from one region of the Hymenobacter sp. YIM 151858-1 genome:
- a CDS encoding spheroidene monooxygenase: MSFSTAPPALLTSPLTTLTIITVRPENRRWALAQMGTLPRHLAKVPGLRFAKLLGSGYDFGLKPNFGRYGLMAVWNDAADAAHFFERNPHWQAYRQRSQELWTADLLPLQGHGLWDGGNPFGYAPRADAPPEAPVAVLTRASIRLLRSWSFWQAVPPVSRAVQQAPGLLAAIGLGELPIIRQATFSLWRSAADMRQYAYGPQHEGRHKEVIKQTRQEGWYSEEMFARFRVLGTRGTWDGQNPLPLT, translated from the coding sequence ATGTCGTTTTCCACCGCGCCCCCTGCTTTGCTTACTTCGCCGCTTACCACGCTCACCATCATTACCGTTCGGCCCGAAAACCGCCGCTGGGCGCTGGCCCAGATGGGCACGCTGCCGCGGCACCTGGCCAAGGTGCCGGGCCTGCGCTTTGCCAAGCTGCTGGGCTCGGGCTACGATTTTGGCCTGAAGCCGAACTTTGGCCGCTACGGGCTGATGGCCGTGTGGAACGACGCCGCTGATGCCGCCCACTTCTTCGAACGGAACCCGCATTGGCAGGCCTACCGGCAGCGCAGCCAGGAGCTCTGGACGGCCGATTTGCTGCCTTTGCAGGGCCATGGCCTGTGGGATGGCGGCAACCCCTTCGGCTACGCACCCAGGGCCGATGCGCCACCCGAGGCCCCCGTGGCGGTGCTCACGCGGGCCAGCATCCGGCTGCTGCGGTCGTGGAGTTTTTGGCAGGCGGTGCCGCCGGTAAGCCGGGCGGTGCAGCAGGCGCCGGGCTTGTTGGCCGCTATCGGCCTGGGCGAATTGCCGATTATCCGGCAAGCTACGTTCAGCCTGTGGCGCTCGGCCGCCGACATGCGCCAGTACGCCTACGGGCCGCAGCACGAGGGGCGCCACAAAGAAGTGATTAAGCAGACGCGGCAGGAAGGCTGGTATTCCGAAGAGATGTTTGCCCGCTTTCGGGTGCTGGGCACGCGCGGCACCTGGGATGGTCAAAACCCGCTCCCGCTCACCTAG
- a CDS encoding pyridoxamine 5'-phosphate oxidase family protein yields the protein MAERVAVSHDVTKLVERIKDIKIAMMTTLEPDGSLHARPMYTHEPEADGTLWFFTELDSPKIDEVQQDRHVNLGYSKPQDNLYVSISGRARVVTDRAKIKELWSEGLRTWFPKGSDDPNIALLRIDIDKGEYWDQPSNVLVHAFGYVKAVATGERYQPTGDEHAKVQPK from the coding sequence ATGGCTGAAAGAGTTGCCGTAAGCCACGACGTAACGAAACTCGTGGAGCGCATCAAGGACATTAAAATTGCCATGATGACCACCCTGGAGCCCGACGGCTCGTTGCACGCGCGCCCCATGTACACCCACGAGCCCGAGGCCGATGGCACCTTGTGGTTTTTCACGGAGCTGGACTCGCCCAAAATCGACGAGGTGCAGCAAGACCGCCACGTGAACCTGGGCTACTCCAAACCGCAGGACAACCTGTACGTGAGCATTTCGGGCCGCGCCCGCGTGGTAACCGACCGCGCCAAAATCAAGGAGCTCTGGAGCGAGGGCCTGCGCACCTGGTTTCCGAAAGGCTCCGACGACCCCAACATCGCGCTGCTTCGCATCGACATTGATAAAGGCGAATACTGGGATCAGCCCAGCAACGTGCTGGTGCACGCCTTCGGCTACGTAAAGGCCGTGGCTACCGGCGAGCGGTACCAGCCCACCGGCGACGAGCACGCCAAGGTGCAGCCCAAGTAA
- a CDS encoding acyl carrier protein phosphodiesterase — MNFLAHLLLSGPDDDLIVGNFAAEAVRGRAAVAAYPPAVQRGIRLHRLIDSFTDAHPVVRRSTARLRAAGLGKWAGVVADVGYDHLLARHFARYHYRPAEPLPAFAQRMYAVLQARRAELPERLQHLLGYMRRDDWLSNYARPEGLARALLGLSRRVPGAEVLATGAAAFLADIDAYERDFAEFWPQLLAAVQAELT, encoded by the coding sequence GTGAACTTCCTCGCCCACCTGCTGTTATCCGGCCCCGACGACGACCTCATCGTGGGCAATTTTGCCGCCGAAGCCGTGCGCGGCCGGGCCGCCGTGGCCGCCTACCCGCCCGCCGTGCAGCGCGGCATCCGGCTGCACCGCCTCATCGATTCCTTTACCGATGCCCACCCCGTGGTGCGCCGCAGCACCGCCCGCCTGCGCGCGGCCGGCCTGGGCAAGTGGGCCGGCGTGGTAGCCGATGTGGGCTACGACCACCTGCTGGCCCGCCACTTTGCCCGCTACCACTACCGCCCCGCCGAGCCGTTGCCCGCCTTCGCGCAGCGCATGTACGCCGTGCTGCAGGCCCGCCGAGCCGAACTGCCCGAACGCCTGCAGCACCTGCTGGGCTACATGCGCCGCGACGATTGGCTGAGCAATTACGCCCGCCCCGAAGGCCTTGCACGGGCGCTCCTAGGTCTGAGCCGGCGGGTGCCGGGCGCGGAGGTGCTGGCCACCGGCGCGGCGGCGTTTCTGGCTGATATTGATGCTTATGAGCGGGACTTTGCGGAGTTCTGGCCCCAGCTGCTGGCCGCGGTGCAGGCCGAGCTAACCTAG
- a CDS encoding DUF6671 family protein, protein MFQDRQLLIATKHDKQRVIAPILEQELGVVCVVAEGLDTDELGTFTGEIARTLDPVAAAREKCRRAMARTGCDLCVASEGSFGPHPASFFVPADDELLVFVDARHNLEVVVRELSLDTNFSGQKIATAAELQAFAGQAGFPGHGLILRKSRDESTDIFKDITDEAALQQAFAYLLGKYGHAYAETDMRAHRNPTRMRVIEAATRKLAAQLKSECPGCHMPGFGVTEARKGLPCSWCSQPTNAVLSFVYQCRHCGYQREERYPHNKTTEDPMYCDHCNP, encoded by the coding sequence ATGTTTCAGGACCGCCAGCTGCTCATTGCCACCAAGCACGACAAGCAACGCGTGATTGCCCCGATTCTGGAACAGGAGCTGGGCGTGGTGTGCGTGGTGGCCGAAGGGCTGGACACCGACGAGCTGGGCACCTTTACCGGCGAAATCGCACGCACGCTCGACCCCGTAGCCGCCGCCCGCGAAAAGTGCCGCCGCGCCATGGCGCGTACCGGCTGCGATTTGTGCGTGGCCAGCGAGGGCTCGTTCGGGCCGCACCCCGCGTCGTTTTTTGTGCCCGCCGACGACGAGCTGCTCGTGTTCGTGGATGCGCGCCACAACCTCGAGGTGGTGGTGCGCGAGCTAAGCCTCGATACCAACTTCAGCGGCCAGAAAATTGCCACGGCCGCCGAGCTGCAGGCCTTTGCCGGGCAGGCCGGCTTTCCCGGCCACGGCCTGATTTTGCGCAAATCGCGCGACGAAAGCACGGATATTTTCAAGGACATCACCGACGAGGCGGCCCTGCAGCAGGCCTTTGCCTACCTGCTGGGCAAGTACGGCCACGCCTACGCCGAAACCGACATGCGCGCCCACCGCAACCCCACGCGCATGCGGGTAATTGAAGCGGCCACCCGCAAGCTGGCCGCGCAGCTAAAATCGGAGTGCCCCGGCTGCCACATGCCGGGCTTTGGCGTAACCGAAGCGCGCAAAGGTCTACCCTGCAGCTGGTGCAGCCAGCCCACCAACGCGGTGCTCAGCTTCGTGTACCAGTGCCGCCACTGCGGCTATCAGCGCGAGGAGCGCTACCCCCACAACAAAACCACCGAAGACCCCATGTACTGCGACCATTGCAACCCTTGA
- a CDS encoding carboxypeptidase-like regulatory domain-containing protein: MHLRFLLTCLLSLGLILPGVTAAVAQRKVSGRVVAQGTHEPLGQVTVRVVGQSITAVTDEAGRFALTMPDEPAAAPLAFSHLGFQPQTVPANHLKADVELAEQSYLIGEVQITPSQLRPLLLRRWKLDSTYIVSVIETDIARQRTSNPAAAERMRKNFSFFYRSLASVRREYRANGIVKDWGGIAGSDRRRWVLDEATRTLLIDDDDSRRVTVVELTPDRLVVRRAGRPNKVYVPTD, from the coding sequence ATGCATTTGCGCTTTTTGCTTACCTGCCTGCTTAGCCTAGGTCTAATCCTGCCAGGCGTTACCGCTGCCGTAGCCCAACGAAAAGTCAGCGGCCGCGTGGTGGCCCAGGGCACCCACGAGCCTTTGGGGCAAGTAACCGTTCGGGTGGTGGGCCAATCAATTACGGCCGTAACGGATGAAGCCGGCCGCTTTGCGCTGACGATGCCCGACGAGCCCGCCGCGGCGCCGCTCGCGTTTTCGCACCTGGGCTTTCAGCCGCAAACGGTGCCCGCCAACCATCTGAAAGCCGATGTGGAGCTGGCCGAGCAAAGCTACCTGATTGGCGAGGTGCAAATAACCCCCAGCCAGCTGCGCCCGCTGTTGCTGCGGCGCTGGAAGCTGGATTCGACTTATATCGTTTCCGTTATCGAAACCGACATTGCCCGCCAGCGCACCAGCAACCCGGCCGCAGCCGAGCGCATGCGGAAGAATTTTTCGTTTTTCTACCGAAGCCTGGCCTCGGTGCGCCGTGAGTACCGCGCCAACGGCATTGTGAAGGATTGGGGCGGCATCGCAGGCTCCGACCGCAGGCGCTGGGTGTTGGATGAAGCCACCCGGACGCTGCTAATCGACGACGACGACTCCCGCCGCGTTACGGTGGTGGAGCTTACCCCCGACCGCCTGGTTGTGAGGCGTGCGGGAAGGCCCAATAAGGTTTATGTTCCGACAGATTAA